The genomic region CACCGTTCGATTGCGCGCGATGGCTTCCGTACGGGCGTAACGCACCCCTCCGGCGAGGGATTCGGCGGCGTTCTGTCGTCGTTGCGACTCAAGCAACCCCTTGAGGCTCGGCACTGCCAGATTGGCCAGGATGCCGCTCAGGAACAGGCCCAGAATTAGCTCAATCAGCGAGAAACCTCGTTGTTTCATATGCCGTCCCTCCGTGGACGCGGTGTGCTTTTTTCAGTCAGTGCCGGATGGCAGACATAGTTATAGCGCCCAGGCTGGGGCGTTGAATGATGGCCATCCTGTCCAAAGTATTTCCCATTGTTCCGGGGTGCAGCGCTCAGACGAGACCGGCGCTAATCTTGCCTCGCACCGCAGATTTTCCGCTGCCTTTGATGACCTTCGACACGGATGACGATGGTAATGAACGCTTGCTCCGTAACACCTCGCCACCAACCGACCCAGGCCGGGATGACCCTGATCGAGGTCCTGGTATCTGTGCTGATCCTCGCCGTCGGCCTGCTGGGGGCTGCGGTGATTCAGCTCAATGCGCTGAAATACACCGACAGTTCCAGGATGACCAGCCAGGCCAGTTTCATCGCGTACGACATGCTCGACCGGATCCGCGCCAACTCGGGCGCTGATTACTCCTGGGGGCAGAGCGAGCGTGCGCCCCCCAGTACTTCTGTCGCGAGTGTCCGTGATCTGGACCTGCACGATTTTGAAGCCAACATCGCAGGATTTGCGGGGGAGAGCGCCAAGGGTTCGGTTGCGGTCAATCAGCGAGAGGTGACCATCAGTATCAGTTGGGACGACTCCCGTGGAGCCAAGGCTCAAGGCGCCCGGGAAACGTTCACCCTGACCAGCCGGGTCGCCGTCGACCCGAGGGGGTTGCCATGACCGGCGCTGCTCGCGGTTTCAGCCTGGTGGAGTTGCTGCTTGCATTGGCTCTCGGCCTGCTGCTGATCATGGGGGTGACCCAGATTGCGCTCAGCTCCCGTACCACTCATGCCAGCCAGCGCGCGGCTTCGTTGTTGCAGGATGATGCACGGTTTGTCCTGGGCAAACTGATTCAGGAAATACGCCAGGCAGGCATGTTCGGTTGCCTGTCCACCGCATCAATCAGCAACGCTCCCGCAGGGTTCGACCGCCCCATCGGTTGGAGCTCTACCGGCAACTCTCGGTCCCTGACACTGGTGACCGCTGACGTCGGAGAGGGCGGCAGCAAGCCTGACTGGACGGTGCTTTCCGATTGCACCGGTTCTGCCCAGGCCTATGGAGGAAGCCCGCCGGCAGCGGCACCCGGGCAGATCCGCTTTCCACTGCGCAAGCTGACTTACACCTTCGAAGGCGGGCAATTGAAGCTCAGCACACTGGCAGCCCCGAGCAAGGCGGTACTGGTGGATAACGTGGGGGCTTTCGATATCAGTTTCGGGGTGGCCGGGAAGGCGGGGTCAACGGTTGTCAGCCGATACGACCCTAGCCCCGGTGACGAGTCGCTTATACGCAGTGTGCGGGTTCTGCTGACGCTTCAAGACCCAAATGGGCTCGTGAAAGACCAGACCTACAGCGTTGTAGCTGCGCTACGTAATCGTCTGGAGTAGCTCGCCCATGGGTTATAACCGCTCTCGTTCGAGGCAGGCAGGCATGGTTTTGCTGATCAGCCTGGTGTTCCTGCTGTTGTTGGCGCTCCTCGGGGTATCTTCGATGCAGGGGGCCATCTCGCAAGAAAAAATGACCGGCAGCGTTCGACAGCGCAATCAGTCGTTTCAGCTGGCCGAAAGCGGCCTCAGGCTTGGAGAGTCCGTGGTGCAGGCGCCTGGTTTTGCCCTGCGTCCTTGCCACTCAACTGTTGCGTGTGCACCCCCTCCCGAGTCGGTTTCGGTAGTGGGACCAGGGACGAACCCCGTGTCGGCTGTCACGTGGGTGGGGATGAAAGATGGCGTTTACGGTATTCAAAACCTGGGGCAGGGGATGGGCTTGGCTCATCTCCCGGCAGAGACCCAAGCCACCCTTTATCGAGTGACGTCGGTGGGAATCAGCGGTCATTCGCGTTCCGTCCTGGAGACGGTGTATGCGCGCGTGGGCAGCGGCGCCGGTGAGCGTTTTCGACGAATCATGTGGCGACAACTTCAATAGGTGAGCAGCACGATGAGCAAGGATTGCACTGGTTTCACCCTGATCGAATTATTGGTCGCCGTGGCGATCATCGGCCTTCTGGTTAGCGTCGCCTATCCCGGCTATACGAGCCATATGAAAAAGGTCTATCGCGCCGAAATTGCCGGGTTGCTGACCGAGCAAGCTCAGCACCTTGAGCGTTATTACTCGAGGAATGGCACTTTTATTGATGCAACTGGCGTCATCGCCGGCAACGATCGCTATAGAATCACTCCTGCATTGAACCCTCAGGATTTCGTTCTGCTTGCCACGCCCGCAGTTGACTCGGTGATGGCGGGCGATCCCTGTGCAGCCTTCAGCCTCACCAGTGCCGGTGCGCGAAGCAATCCGGGCGCCGCGCCTGATATGACGCACAAGGCGTGCTGGGGGCAATGATGAGGAAGCTGGACGATTGGGCGCCGGGCGTGCCTTTTTCTTTTTATCGGCTGGATCGAACAATGGCTAAGCAACAGCAAGTAGTGGTTGTGGGTGGTGGGGTAATCGGCTTGTTGACGGCGTTCAACCTGGCGTCCCAGGGGCAGGTGGTTGTGCTGCTGGATCGCTCCGCGGTCGGGCAGGAGTCTTCCTGGGCTGGCGGCGGTATTGTTTCCCCGCTGTACCCATGGCGCTATAGCCCGGCGGTGACGGCCCTGGCGCACTGGTCCCAGGATTTTTACCCGCAATTGGCAGCGCGTCTGTTCGCGGCTACCGGCGTTGACCCGGAAGTCCACACCACTGGCCTGTATTGGCTGGACCTGGAGGATGAGGCCGAGGCGCTTGCCTGGGCAGCCCGCGAAGGGCGCCCGCTGAGCAAGGTGGATATTTCCGCTGCCCATGACGCGGTACCGGTGCTGGGTGCCGGTTTTTCCCAGGCGATCTATATGGCGGATGTGGCCAATGTGCGTAATCCGCGGTTGGTCAAATCCCTCAAGGCGGCCTTGTTGGCCCTGCCGGGAGTGACGATTCACGAGCAATGCGCGGTTCAAGGGTTTATTCAGGAGGGCGGTAAGGTTGTCGGGGTGACTACGGCGCTCGGGCCGATCCGTGGCGATCAGGTCGTGCTTGCTGCCGGAGCCTGGAGCGGTGAGTTACTGGGTAGCCTTGGGCTGGTATTGCCCGTGGAGCCGGTCAAGGGGCAGATGATCTTGTACAGATGCGCGTCGGACTTCCTGTCGTGCATGGTCCTGGCCAAGGGGCGTTATGCGATTCCCCGGCGAGACGGTCACATCCTGATCGGCAGTACGCTGGAGCATGAGGGGTTCGACAAGACGCCCACCGATTCCGCACTGGAAAGCCTGAAAGCCTCTGCTGTAGAGCTGATTCCTGCCCTGGCCGATGCCGAGGTGGTGGGGCATTGGGCCGGCTTGCGGCCCGGGTCGCCGGAAGGCATTCCCTATATTGGCAAGGTGCTAGGGTTTGATGGGCTATGGCTCAACTGCGGGCATTATCGCAACGGCCTGGTGCTGGCGCCGGCGTCCTGCCAATTGTTTGCCGATTTGTTGCTGGAGCGTAAGCCGATCATTGATCCGGCGCCGTACGCGCCAGCAGGCCGGATCAACGTTGGATAGATTTCGGCCCTTGCTCCAGATGCGCCTGGGTGCAATACCATTCCTGGCGCTGGCTCAAGGCGCGATCCTGTGGCAGGTGAAGGCCGCAGTGGGCGCAACGAACCATTTGGATCGGGCCTTGCTCGCTGGGCCGCTGCTGTTTGGCGGCCGGGCTTTTGAATTTGCGCCAAAACCATACCGCGGCAGCAATAACGGCGATCCAGAACAGTAGACGAACCATGGTGGGCAGCTTCTCGACAAGGAATGCGGCAGTTTAGCCAAGGACGTGACAGGCGCACAGCGCAATTTTGCGCAATAAAAAAGGGAGCTCAAGAGCTCCCTTTTTGCATCGCGGTCAACAATCAGTCAAAGACACCGAAAGTCATGTAGCTGAACCACGAGCGGTCTTCGTTGTTGCCCAGGGCTTGAGGCCCTTGTTCTTCGATCACGTCGCCGTTTTCGTCGCGAGGCTTGAGGTCCGATGGAATCGAATCCTTGGCGTCCTGGTATTGCTTGATGATGTCCTGGTTGGCGCGGGTTTCGCCCGGCGGCAGCGGTGGACGGGACTCGATCAGGCCCAGGGTGTACTTGCTCAGCCACGAACGGTTGTCCGCTTCGGCAACCTGTGGCACGAACTGGCCATCCTTCAGGCTTGGGTGGTCCGGGTAGTTGAGCTTCAGGGTTTCCAGGCTGGTGGCCGCCAGGGCGTCCAGGTGCAGGCGCTGGTAAGCCTCGGTCATCACGGCCAGGCCGTCACCCACCGATGGGGTTTCCTGGAAGTTTTCCACCACATAGCGGCCACGGTTGGCGGCAGCGACATAGGCCTGACGGGTCAGGTAGTAGTCGGCTACGTGGATCTCATACGAAGCCAGCAGGTTGCGCAGATAGATCATGCGCTGCTTGGCGTCCGGCGCGTAGCGGCTGTTGGGGTAGCGGCTGGTCAGCTGGGCGAACTCGTTATAGGAGTCGCGGGCAGCGCCCGGGTCACGCTTGGTCATGTCCAGCGGCAGGAAGCGCGCCAGCAGGCCAACGTCCTGGTCAAACGAGGTCAGGCCCTTGAGGTAGTAGGCGTAGTCGACGTTCGGGTGCTGAGGGTGCAGGCGGATAAAACGCTCGGCGGCGGACTTGGCAGCTTCCGGCTCGGCGTTCTTGTAGTTGGCGTAGATCAGCTCGAGCTGGGCCTGGTCGGCGTAGCGCCCGAACGGATACCGCGACTCCAGTGCCTTCAGCTTTGCCGTAGCGCTGGTGTAGCTGTGGTTGTTCAGGTCGGTCTGAGCTTGTTGGTACAGCTCGACCTCGCTCAGGTTTTCGTCGACGACTTCCTTTGTTGACGAGCAAGCAGCAGTCATGGCGAGGATGGCGATCAGCAGCAGGTGTTTCACTTGCATGGCGGCTTGCGTCCCTATGACGGCCGCTGTCTTGGGCGGGGCCGTCCTGTTATGATGAGCGCCCCTTGGAAAGCCTCGGGGCAAAAGACGCCGTATTTAACCACAAGCGCGCAGCCGAAACCAAAGGCTGTGCCACGCCTAGTCTGAGCATGTCCGATAAAATTGAACTTCGCGCAGAGGTGCCGTCCGAATTGGGCGGCCAACGCCTCGATCAAGTCGCCGCACAATTATTCGCTGAGCACTCGCGCTCGCGCCTTTCCGCCTGGATCAAAGACGGCCGCCTGACTGTGGATGGAGCGGTTATCCGCCCGCGAGACATAGTCCATGGTGGTGCGATTCTTGAGCTGACTGCCGAGCAGGAAGCCCAGGGAGAATGGATCGCCCAGGACATTGAACTGGACATCGTCTATGAAGACGACGACATCCTGGTGATCAATAAACCCGCAGGCCTGGTGGTTCATCCGGCCGCCGGGCACGCTGATGGCACCCTGCTCAACGCCTTGTTGCACCACGTGCCGGACATCATCAATGTCCCGCGCTGCGGCATTGTGCACCGCTTGGACAAGGACACCACTGGCCTTATGGTGGTGGCCAAGACCATTCAGGCGCAGACGCAGTTGGTCACACAACTGCAGAGCCGCAGCGTCAGCCGGATCTACGAATGCATCGTGATCGGTGTAGTAACCGCAGGTGGCAAAATCAATGCCCCGATCGGTCGCCACGGCCAGCAGCGCCAGCGCATGGCGGTGATGGAAGGCGGCAAGCAAGCTGTCAGCCACTACCGTGTGCTCGAGCGTTTCCGCTCCCACACCCACGTGCGGGTCAAGCTGGAAACCGGTCGTACCCACCAGATTCGGGTGCACATGGCGCACATCAACTTCCCGTTGGTCGGAGATCCGGCCTACGGTGGCCGCTTCCGTATTCCCCCGGCGGCCAGTGCAACCATGGTTGATTCGCTGAAAACCTTCCCGCGCCAGGCACTGCATGCACGCTTCCTGGAACTGGATCATCCGACGAGCGGTAAGCGGATGAGCTGGGAATCGCCACTTCCAGACGATTTTGTCTGGTTGTTGTCGCTGCTCAAGCAGGATCGTGAGGCGTTTATCGGATGAGTGACTGGCTGATTCCTGACTGGCCCGCGCCGGCCGGGGTGAAAGCCTGCGTCACTACCCGTGCGGGCGGCGTCAGTGTGGCGCCGTTCGACAGCCTCAATCTCGGCGATCATGTCGAGGACAGCGTCGAAGCCGTTCTCGAAAATCGTCGTCGCCTCACCGATGCCTTCAATATCCAGCCGGCCTGGCTGCGTCAGGTTCACGGTGTGGTTGTGGTTGAGGCTGATCCTGGCCGAACTGCTGAAGCCGATGGCAGTTGGACCAGCACCCCAGGCATCGCCTGCACATCAATGACGGCTGATTGCCTGCCTGCCTTGTTTTGCAATCGCGCCGGCACCCGCGTCGCGGCTGCCCATGCCG from Pseudomonas yamanorum harbors:
- the pilV gene encoding type IV pilus modification protein PilV, translating into MNACSVTPRHQPTQAGMTLIEVLVSVLILAVGLLGAAVIQLNALKYTDSSRMTSQASFIAYDMLDRIRANSGADYSWGQSERAPPSTSVASVRDLDLHDFEANIAGFAGESAKGSVAVNQREVTISISWDDSRGAKAQGARETFTLTSRVAVDPRGLP
- a CDS encoding PilW family protein is translated as MTGAARGFSLVELLLALALGLLLIMGVTQIALSSRTTHASQRAASLLQDDARFVLGKLIQEIRQAGMFGCLSTASISNAPAGFDRPIGWSSTGNSRSLTLVTADVGEGGSKPDWTVLSDCTGSAQAYGGSPPAAAPGQIRFPLRKLTYTFEGGQLKLSTLAAPSKAVLVDNVGAFDISFGVAGKAGSTVVSRYDPSPGDESLIRSVRVLLTLQDPNGLVKDQTYSVVAALRNRLE
- a CDS encoding pilus assembly PilX family protein, with protein sequence MGYNRSRSRQAGMVLLISLVFLLLLALLGVSSMQGAISQEKMTGSVRQRNQSFQLAESGLRLGESVVQAPGFALRPCHSTVACAPPPESVSVVGPGTNPVSAVTWVGMKDGVYGIQNLGQGMGLAHLPAETQATLYRVTSVGISGHSRSVLETVYARVGSGAGERFRRIMWRQLQ
- a CDS encoding type IV pilin protein, with protein sequence MSKDCTGFTLIELLVAVAIIGLLVSVAYPGYTSHMKKVYRAEIAGLLTEQAQHLERYYSRNGTFIDATGVIAGNDRYRITPALNPQDFVLLATPAVDSVMAGDPCAAFSLTSAGARSNPGAAPDMTHKACWGQ
- the thiO gene encoding glycine oxidase ThiO — translated: MAKQQQVVVVGGGVIGLLTAFNLASQGQVVVLLDRSAVGQESSWAGGGIVSPLYPWRYSPAVTALAHWSQDFYPQLAARLFAATGVDPEVHTTGLYWLDLEDEAEALAWAAREGRPLSKVDISAAHDAVPVLGAGFSQAIYMADVANVRNPRLVKSLKAALLALPGVTIHEQCAVQGFIQEGGKVVGVTTALGPIRGDQVVLAAGAWSGELLGSLGLVLPVEPVKGQMILYRCASDFLSCMVLAKGRYAIPRRDGHILIGSTLEHEGFDKTPTDSALESLKASAVELIPALADAEVVGHWAGLRPGSPEGIPYIGKVLGFDGLWLNCGHYRNGLVLAPASCQLFADLLLERKPIIDPAPYAPAGRINVG
- a CDS encoding PP0621 family protein; its protein translation is MVRLLFWIAVIAAAVWFWRKFKSPAAKQQRPSEQGPIQMVRCAHCGLHLPQDRALSQRQEWYCTQAHLEQGPKSIQR
- a CDS encoding outer membrane protein assembly factor BamD is translated as MQVKHLLLIAILAMTAACSSTKEVVDENLSEVELYQQAQTDLNNHSYTSATAKLKALESRYPFGRYADQAQLELIYANYKNAEPEAAKSAAERFIRLHPQHPNVDYAYYLKGLTSFDQDVGLLARFLPLDMTKRDPGAARDSYNEFAQLTSRYPNSRYAPDAKQRMIYLRNLLASYEIHVADYYLTRQAYVAAANRGRYVVENFQETPSVGDGLAVMTEAYQRLHLDALAATSLETLKLNYPDHPSLKDGQFVPQVAEADNRSWLSKYTLGLIESRPPLPPGETRANQDIIKQYQDAKDSIPSDLKPRDENGDVIEEQGPQALGNNEDRSWFSYMTFGVFD
- the rluD gene encoding 23S rRNA pseudouridine(1911/1915/1917) synthase RluD translates to MSDKIELRAEVPSELGGQRLDQVAAQLFAEHSRSRLSAWIKDGRLTVDGAVIRPRDIVHGGAILELTAEQEAQGEWIAQDIELDIVYEDDDILVINKPAGLVVHPAAGHADGTLLNALLHHVPDIINVPRCGIVHRLDKDTTGLMVVAKTIQAQTQLVTQLQSRSVSRIYECIVIGVVTAGGKINAPIGRHGQQRQRMAVMEGGKQAVSHYRVLERFRSHTHVRVKLETGRTHQIRVHMAHINFPLVGDPAYGGRFRIPPAASATMVDSLKTFPRQALHARFLELDHPTSGKRMSWESPLPDDFVWLLSLLKQDREAFIG
- the pgeF gene encoding peptidoglycan editing factor PgeF, translated to MSDWLIPDWPAPAGVKACVTTRAGGVSVAPFDSLNLGDHVEDSVEAVLENRRRLTDAFNIQPAWLRQVHGVVVVEADPGRTAEADGSWTSTPGIACTSMTADCLPALFCNRAGTRVAAAHAGWRGLAAGVLEAAFESLDDEPGEVLVWLGPAIGPQAFEVGPEVREAFMQQLPETIEAFVPSQNPGKFMADIYQLARLRLAARGVTAVYGGGFCTVTDPRFYSYRRNARTGRFASLIWLER